The Henckelia pumila isolate YLH828 chromosome 2, ASM3356847v2, whole genome shotgun sequence genome includes a window with the following:
- the LOC140883448 gene encoding uncharacterized protein, producing MGNGGDDKKISSPETEEKSLDKSSEMFSRDLLQSFLGSTSEHEIVREVEPEKEEEEIELNLGLSLGGGFGVEPKDLVRSSSTASFLPMWRDVSDTSPSEVAAKSSLARTSSMPVETEDEKRKRKELQSLRRMEVKKRRSDKKRAVMGDKEMEVDWMGDLEREKHLIPVGGPVLEASSNLGRGIDVAMAKGKGISALGSGGMQGSGQVWSQGSSMESTGKSSSSLMGTKMPELSVGGPVFEASSNLGGRTDVATAKGKGVSAWGSGGMQGFGQMVSQGSSMDSTEKSSPSLMGDLEREKPLPETKKPHLSVGGAVFEASSNLGGGVDLAMAKGKGVSAWGSGGMQGFGQMVSQGSSVESTGGSSSTLSDLESKALQGSSGELSPASTLSLRERSKLDVGSSKTEARENPVVATGSVIQSSAKPPVDTSRTGGRETRTSAVEDMPSVYTRGDGPNGRRVDGILYRHGRGEEVRIMCICHGTFHSPAEFVLHAGGTNVDNPLRHIVINPNSSPLL from the exons ATGGGAAATGGGGGTGATGACAAGAAGATTAGTTCACCGGAAACTGAGGAGAAATCTTTGGATAAATCATCGGAAATGTTTTCGAGAGATTTGTTGCAGAGTTTTCTGGGCAGCACGAGTGAGCATGAGATTGTGAGAGAGGTGGAGCCGGAGAAGGAAGAGGAGGAGATAGAACTGAATCTTGGGCTATCATTAGGTGGGGGATTTGGAGTGGAGCCCAAGGACTTGGTGAGATCTTCTTCTACAGCAAGCTTTTTACCTATGTGGAGAGATGTTAGTGATACGTCGCCATCGGAAGTGGCGGCAAAGAGCAGCCTGGCGAGGACCTCTTCAATGCCTGTGGAGACTGAGGATGAAAAGAGGAAGAGGAAAGAGTTgcagagcttgagaagaatggAGGTCAAGAAGAGGAGATCAGACAAGAAAAGGGCTGTTATGGGCGATAAAGAAATGGAGGTGGATTGGATGGGGGACTTGGAGAGGGAGAAGCATCTTATACCTGTCGGAGGGCCAGTTCTTGAGGCCTCCAGTAATCTTGGAAGAGGGATTGACGTGGCAATGGCCAAAGGAAAGGGAATTTCCGCTTTGGGTAGTGGTGGGATGCAAGGTTCTGGTCAAGTTTGGTCCCAAGGATCATCAATGGAGTCGACAGGGAAGAGTTCTTCGAGTTTGATGGGGACGAAGATGCCCGAGTTATCGGTTGGGGGGCCGGTTTTTGAGGCCTCAAGTAATCTTGGAGGAAGGACTGATGTGGCAACGGCTAAAGGAAAGGGAGTTTCCGCTTGGGGTAGTGGTGGGATGCAGGGATTTGGGCAGATGGTGTCTCAAGGATCATCAATGGATTCAACGGAGAAGAGTTCTCCGAGTTTGATGGGGGATTTGGAGAGGGAGAAGCCTCTTCCAGAGACAAAGAAGCCCCATTTATCGGTTGGGGGGGCGGTTTTTGAGGCCTCAAGTAATCTTGGAGGAGGGGTTGATTTAGCAATGGCTAAAGGAAAGGGAGTTTCAGCTTGGGGTAGTGGAGGGATGCAAGGATTTGGGCAGATGGTGTCCCAAGGATCGTCAGTGGAGTCGACTGGGGGGAGTTCTTCGACTTTGTCGGATTTGGAGAGTAAAGCTCTGCAAG GATCAAGCGGTGAGCTTAGCCCGGCTAGCACCCTATCCTTGCGAGAAAGAAGCAAACTCGACGTTGGTTCTTCCAAGACAGAAGCGAGAGAGAATCCGGTCGTAGCAACCGGATCCGTGATACAAAGTTCAGCTAAGCCGCCGGTTGATACATCCCGAACCGGAGGTAGAGAGACGAGGACAAGTGCAGTAGAAGATATGCCTAGTGTTTACACAAGGGGAGATGGCCCCAATGGTAGAAGGGTCGACGGAATACTGTACAGACACGGTAGGGGTGAGGAAGTGAGGATCATGTGCATATGCCATGGTACATTTCACTCTCCGGCGGAGTTTGTGTTGCACGCGGGCGGAACCAACGTCGATAATCCACTCAGGCATATAGTTATAAATCCAAACTCTTCTCCCCTGTTGTAA
- the LOC140881589 gene encoding magnesium transporter MRS2-5: protein MIQPQPPSFDYAAPESASLDPSKYYLDVHGSHNTHGSSFLSLKKRGHILGHRSWIKIDRSGNSNILELDKSTIMRSCNLPSRDLRLLDPLFIYPSTILGRESAIVVCLEQIRCIITADEVILMNSLDGSVLQYKSELCKRLETSIDQPDDLPFEFRALELALELTCMSLDDQENELEMEIYPMLDELASTISTLTLERVRRFKGHLLALTQRVQKVCDEIEHLMDDDGDMAEMYLTEKKERKDSVTSNEPDDQLNISRNFKVESKSAPVSPVGSCSGVQKLQRAFSSINSIKQESFLSSSSSGENIDQLEMLLEAYFVVIDNTLNKLLSLKEYIDDTEDLINIKLGTVQNQLIKFELLLTAATFVATIFGVVAAVFGTNFEDSVFDLPTTFNWVLIVSGVFCVMVYLAFLIYFRHKKVFPL, encoded by the exons ATGATTCAACCACAGCCTCCATCTTTTGATTATGCCGCTCCCGAGTCTGCTTCACTCGACCCTTCAAAATACTACTTGGATGTTCATGGGAGTCATAATACTCATGGATCGAGTTTTCTAAGCTTAAAGAAGAGAGGTCATATTCTTGGACATAGGTCTTGGATAAAGATTGATAGGAGTGGGAATTCAAATATCTTGGAACTGGATAAGTCTACCATAATGAGAAGTTGCAATTTGCCTTCAAGAGATCTGAGGCTTCTGGATCCTTTGTTTATCTATCCCTCGACTATATTAGGTCGTGAGTCCGCTATTGTAGTTTGTCTCGAACAGATTAGATGCATAATCACAGCTGACGAGGTTATATTGATGAACTCCCTGGATGGTTCGGTGCTACAATACAAGTCCGAATTGTGCAAGCGGCTCGAGACATCTATAGATCAACCTG ATGATCTACCTTTTGAATTCCGGGCCTTGGAGCTTGCTTTGGAACTTACTTGTATGTCTCTCGATGACCAG GAAAATGAATTAGAAATGGAGATATATCCCATGCTTGATGAGTTAGCATCAACCATAAGCACTCTGACTCTAGAGCGTGTCCGTAGATTCAAAGGTCACCTTCTTGCTTTGACTCAACGAGTCCAAAAGGTTTGTGACGAAATAGAGCATTTGATGGATGATGATGGTGATATGGCTGAGATGTATTTAACGGAGAAGAAGGAAAGAAAGGACTCCGTAACTAGCAATGAGCCAGATGATCAACTTAATATTTCACGAAATTTCAAGGTTGAATCCAAGTCAGCTCCTGTTTCTCCAGTTGGATCGTGCAGTGGAGTTCAGAAATTGCAGAGAGCTTTCAGCAGTATCAATTCTATCAAACAAGAAAGCTTCTTAAGTTCATCAAGTTCTGGCGAAAACATCGATCAACTTGAAATGTTACTTGAAGCATACTTTGTTGTTATAGACAATACCCTCAATAAGTTACTTTCG CTTAAAGAGTACATTGATGATACCGAGGATTTGATCAACATAAAGCTG GGAACTGTTCAGAATCAGCTGATTAAATTTGAGTTGCTTCTGACGGCCGCCACTTTTGTTGCTACAATATTCGGTGTTGTTGCTGCAGTCTTTGGTACGAACTTTGAAGATTCAGTATTTGATCTCCCAACGACCTTTAATTGGGTCCTCATAGTAAGTGGCGTATTCTGTGTGATGGTGTACTTGGCCTTCTTGATATATTTCCGGCACAAGAAAGTATTTCCTCTGTAA